In the genome of Oenanthe melanoleuca isolate GR-GAL-2019-014 chromosome 21, OMel1.0, whole genome shotgun sequence, one region contains:
- the UBE4B gene encoding ubiquitin conjugation factor E4 B isoform X2: protein MEELSADEIRRRRLARLAGGSSSQPSTPLTSPQRETPPGPPGAAPAPGPSHSLGLGVHSVTPATSPIGASGVAHRSQSSEGVSSLSSSPSNSLETQSQSLSRSQSMDIDSVSCEKSMSQVDVDSGIENMEVDENDRREKRSLTDKEPLSGAEVSEEQALQLVCKIFRVSWKDRDRDVIFLNSLSAQFKQNPKEVFSDFKDLIGQILMEVLMMSTQARDENPFASLTATSQPIAAAARSPDRSILNMGSNPGSSPMFCNVGSFGSSSLSSLYGTSPAPPTNFTSYVPMTGSSLTPPASSVASPVVAGLSVSTQLPAGSPWWTQPYSPRYHPYTVAHSGASAAAATSRSLSISILSSSPSPAAVAAGPAAVPAIPPRHRPTAMAPPWFPASPGALRRRPSFQSRTPPSLYDNPFSLLLLAVSDVSEDSSDEENEDDDFSCVQFGSSVGGSGSSSVSDSCSDHFTIENCKETEMLNYLIECFDRVGIEERKAPKMCSQPTVSQLLSNIRSQCISHAALVLQGSLTQPRSLQQQSLLVPYMLCRNLPFGFIQELVRTTYQDEEVFKQIFIPILQGLAVASKECSLDSDNFKYPLMALCELCEIKFGKTHPMCSLVVSLPLWLPKSLSTGAGRELQRLSYLGAFFSLSVFAEDDNKVVEKYFSGPAITLENTRVVSQSLQHYLELARQELFKILHSILLNGDTREAALSYMAAVVNANMKKAQMQTDDRLVSTDGFMLNFLWVLQQLSMKIKLETVDPMYIFHPRCRIELPTDETRVKATMEEVAAWTAELYRDPSPFSEPKFPTECFFLTLHAHHLSILPSCRRYIRRLRAIRELNRTVEDLKNNESQWKDSPLATRHREMLKRCKTQLKKLVRCKACADAGLLDENFLRRCLNFYGMVIQLMLRILDPAYPNIKLPLTPEVPKVFASLPEFYVEDVAEFLFFIVQYAPQVLYEPCTQDIVMFLVVMLCNQNYIRNPYLVAKLVEVMFMTNPAVQPRTQKFFEMIENHPLSTKLLVPSLMKFYTDVEHTGATSEFYDKFTIRYHISTIFKSLWQNIAHHGTFMEEFNSGKQFVRYINMLINDTTFLLDESLESLKRIHEVQEEMKNKEQWDLLPREQQQARQSQLAQDERVSRSYLALATETVDMFHILTKQVQKPFLRPELGPRLAAMLNFNLQQLCGPKCRDLKVENPEKYGFEPKKLLDQLTDIYLQLDCPRFYKAIADDQRSYSKELFEEVISKMRKAGIKSTIAIEKFKLLAERVEEMVAKNARAEIDYSDAPDEFRDPLMDTLMTDPVRLPSGTIMDRSIILRHLLNSSTDPFNRQTLTENMLEPVPELKEQIQAWMRDKQNDH from the exons ATGGAGGAGCTGAGCGCGGACGAG ATCCGTCGGAGGCGCCTGGCGCGGCTGGCAGGAGGCTCCTcgtcccagcccagcaccccgCTGACATCCCCGCAGCGAGAGACGCCTCCAGGGCCGCCGGGCGCAGCCCCTGCGCCGGGCCCCTCGCACAGCCTGGGCCTCGGCGTGCACAGCGTGACCCCAGCTACCTCTCCCATCGGGGCATCAG GAGTAGCCCACCGAAGCCAGAGCAGCGAAGGAGTGAGTTCCCTCAGCAGTTCTCCATCAAACAGCCTTGAAACCCAGTCTCAGTCTCTCTCTCGGTCTCAGAGCATGGACATTGATAGTGTCTCCTGTGAGAAAAG TATGTCGCAGGTAGATGTGGATTCAGGAATTGAGAACATGGAGGTTGATGAGAACGATCGCAGGGAGAAGCGGAGTCTGACGGACAAG GAGCCTCTGTCAGGAGCAGAAGTGTCGGAGGAACAAGCTCTACAGCTGGTCTGTAAGATCTTCAGAGTCTCTTGGAAGGACCGAGACAGAGACGTTATTTTCCTGAATTCACTCTCTGCCCAGTTCAAGCAGAACCCAAAGGAAG TGTTTTCAGATTTTAAGGACTTGATTGGGCAGATTTTGATGGAAGTGCTGATGATGTCCACCCAGGCAAGGGATGAGAACCCCTTTGCCAGCCTGACAGCCACCTCCCAGCCCATTGCTGCAGCTGCCCGCTCTCCTGACAGAAGCATCTTGAATATGGGCTCCAACCCTGGAAGCAGCCCCATGTTCTGTAATGTGGGCTCCTTTGGTTCCAGCTCATTATCCAG TCTCTATGGGACTAGTCCAGCTCCTCCTACCAATTTCACAAGCTATGTACCAATGACTGGTTCATCTCTTACCCCACCAGCCAGCTCAGTTGCCAGCCCAGTAGTGGCTGGCCTGTCTGTCAGCActcagctgccagcaggcagCCCCTGGTGGACACAGCCCTACTCTCCTCGCTACCACCCCTACACTGTGGCGCATTCCggagcctctgctgctgctgccacctcccgTTCCTTGAGCATTTCCATCCTATCCAGTTCTCCAAGCCCTGCAGCcgtggctgctggccctgcagccgTGCCAGCCATCCCACCCAGGCACAGGCCCACAGCCATGGCTCCTCCTTGGTTTCCTGCCTCACCAGGTGCCTTGCGCAGGCGTCCCTCCTTTCAGAGCAGGACTCCTCCTAG TTTATACGACAaccctttctccctcctccttcttgCTGTTTCTGATGTGTCTGAGGACAGTAgtgatgaagaaaatgaagacgATGATTTTTCTTGTGTCCAGTTTGGGTCCAG tgtgGGGGGCTCTGGCAGCTCGAGTGTTTCCGATTCCTGCAGTGACCACTTCACCATTGAAAACTGTAAGGAGACAGAGATGCTGAACTACCTCATTGAGTGTTTTGACAGGGTTGGAAtagaggagagaaaagcacCAAAG atGTGTAGCCAGCCAACAGTTAGCCAGTTACTGAGCAACATCCGATCCCAGTGCATTTCACATGCTGCTTTGGTGCTACAGGGATCCTTAACACAACCAAG ATCATTGCAGCAGCAGTCTTTGCTGGTACCATATATGCTGTGTAGGAATCTCCCATTTGGCTTCATTCAGGAATTGGTGAGAACAACTTACCAGGATGAAGAGGTGTTCAAACAG ATCTTTATTCCCATCTTACAAGGCCTGGCTGTGGCTTCCAAAGAGTGCTCCCTCGATAGTGACAATTTTAAATATCCCCTTATG GCACTATGCGAACTTTGTGAAATCAAGTTTGGGAAAACACACCCCATGTGCAGTTTG GTTGTCTCTTTGCCCTTGTGGTTGCCTAAATCTTTAAGCACAGGTGCAGGAAGAGAACTGCAAAGACTTTCCTACCTTGGAGCCTTCTTCAGTCTGTCTGTCTTTGCTGAAGACGAT AACAAAGTAGTTGAAAAGTACTTCTCAGGGCCTGCCATTACTCTTGAGAACACCCGGGTTGTCAGCCAGTCTTTGCAGCATTACTTGGAATTAGCAAGG CAAGAGCTGTTCAAGATCCTGCACAGTATCCTGCTGAACGGGGACACCCGGGAGGCAGCTCTCAGCTACATGGCAGCTGTGGTCAATGCTAACATGAAGAAGGCCCAAATGCAG ACAGACGATCGTTTGGTGTCTACAGATGGCTTCATGCTCAACttcctctgggtgctgcagcagctgagtaTGAAGATCAAGCTGGAAACGGTTGATCCCATGTACATATTTCATCCCAGGTGTCGCATCGAGCTTCCCACCGATGAGACCAGAGTGAAAGCAACAATGGAGGAGGTTGCAGCCTGGACTGCTGAACTTT ACAGGGATCCGTCCCCATTCTCTGAGCCCAAGTTCCCCACGGAGTGCTTCTTCCTGACGCTGCACGCTCACCACCTGtccatcctgcccagctgccGCCGCTACATCCGCCGGCTGCGCGCCATCCGCGAGCTCAACAG GACTGTTGAAGatttgaaaaacaatgaaagTCAGTGGAAGGATTCTCCTCTGGCCACCAGGCATCGAGAGATGCTGAAACGGTGCAAGACACAGCTTAAG AAACTGGTGAGGTGCAAGGCTTGTGCAGATGCTGGTCTGCTGGATGAAAACTTCCTCAGGAGATGCCTGAATTTCTATGGCATGGTGATTCAGCTGATGCTTCGCATTCTCGACCCTGCCTATCCCAA CATAAAATTGCCTTTAACTCCCGAGGTTCCAAAAGTATTTGCATCATTGCCAGAGTTTTACGTGGAAGATGttgctgaatttttattttttattgtacA ATATGCTCCTCAGGTGCTGTATGAGCCCTGTACTCAGGACATAGTGATGTTCCTTGTTGTGATGCTGTGCAACCAGAACTACATCCGAAATCCTTATTTAGTAGCCAAGCTGGTGGAAGTGATGTTCATGACAAATCCAGCTGTTCAGCCCCGGACACAGAAGTTCTTTGAAATGATTGAGAATCACCCTCTCTCCACTAAATTGTTAGTCCCTTCCTTGATGAAGTTTTACACAG atgTGGAACATACTGGAGCCACGAGCGAGTTCTATGACAAGTTTACAATCCGCTACCACATCAGCACCATTTTCAAAAGCCTCTGGCAGAACATAGCTCACCATGGTACATTTATGGAAGAGTTCAA CTCTGGGAAGCAGTTTGTTCGCTACATCAACATGCTGATAAATGACACAACTTTCTTGCTGGATGAGAGTCTGGAGTCCCTAAAACGTATCCATGAAGTGCAAGAGGAGATGAAGAATAAAGAGCAATGGGACCTGCTGCCCAGG gagcagcagcaggcgcGGCAGTCGCAGCTGGCCCAGGACGAGCGCGTCTCCCGCTCCTACCTTGCCCTGGCAACAGAAACTGTTGATATGTTCCATATCCTCACCAAGCAGGTCCAAAAGCCTTTTCTCAGACCT GAACTTGGACCACGACTGGCTGCTATGCTGAACTTTAACTTACAGCAACTGTGTGGCCCCAAGTGCCGTGACCTGAAAGTTGAAAACCCGGAGAAATACGGGTTTGAACCAAAGAAGCTGTTGGACCAACTGACTGACATTTACCTGCAGCTGGATTGTCCTCGCTTTTATAAAGCAATTGCTGATGATCAG